A genomic stretch from Sphaerodactylus townsendi isolate TG3544 linkage group LG15, MPM_Stown_v2.3, whole genome shotgun sequence includes:
- the TRIM72 gene encoding tripartite motif-containing protein 72 translates to MSSSQQRLIQGMHQDLSCPVCLKLFQSPVTTECGHTFCQECLSQVPKEEDGQATSCPTCQALTKVAQLCINQQMEHLVGCFQQVPRDHCEEHLDPLSVYCEQDQQVICGVCASLGKHKGHNIITAAEAHQKMTRKLPQQQVLLQEAQVRKEKTIALLNRQIAEVEDTVSQFKRQVSEHLGVMRAFLGTLEASLSREAERVQNQATEALQNERKTMTRYLDQLKQMETVLGEVQGEPQTEFLRKYCLVASRLQKILGESPPIARMDIQLPIISDEFKFQVWRKMFRALMPALENLTFDPNTAQQNLVVSENGKTVECVDHKQAVSPDDPQRFDKSNCVVSCQSFSQGEHYWEVIVDDKPRWALGIVSAEAGRKGRLHATPSNGFWLVGCKEGKTYEAHVEHKEPRPLKLEGKPSRIGIYLSFDDGVLAFYDASDEDNVVQVFAFHERFKGAVYPFFDVCWHDKGKNSQPLVIYAPESKV, encoded by the exons ATGTCGAGCTCCCAGCAGCGCCTCATTCAGGGCATGCACCAGGACCTCAGTTGCCCCGTCTGCCTCAAACTGTTCCAGTCTCCCGTGACAACAGAATGCGGGCACACCTTCTGCCAAGAGTGCCTGTCCCAGGTGCCCAAGGAAGAGGACGGGCAGGCAACCTCCTGCCCCACCTGCCAGGCTCTTACGAAGGTGGCGCAGCTGTGCATCAACCAGCAGATGGAGCACCTGGTGGGTTGTTTCCAGCAGGTCCCCCGCGACCATTGCGAGGAGCACCTGGATCCGCTGAGTGTCTACTGCGAGCAAGACCAGCAGGTCATCTGTGGGGTGTGCGCGTCTCTGGGCAAACACAAAGGGCACAACATCATCACCGCTGCCGAAGCCCACCAAAAGATGACT AGGAAACTTCCCCAGCAACAAGTCCTGCTGCAAGAAGCCCAAGTCCGGAAGGAGAAGACCATTGCTCTGCTGAACCGGCAAATAGCAGAAGTGGAG gACACCGTATCTCAGTTCAAGCGGCAGGTGTCGGAACACCTGGGGGTGATGCGGGCCTTCTTGGGGACACTGGAGGCCTCTCTGAGCAGGGAGGCTGAGCGCGTGCAGAACCAGGCGACCGAGGCCTTGCAAAACGAGCGCAAGACCATGACTCGCTACCTGGACCAGCTCAAGCAGATGGAGACAGTGTTGGGAGAAGTCCAAGGAGAACCCCAGACGGAGTTTCTCAGG AAATACTGCCTAGTGGCCAGCAG ATTGCAGAAGATCCTGGGAGAATCCCCGCCCATCGCCCGCATGGACATCCAGCTCCCCATCATTTCAGATGAGTTCAAATTCCAGGTGTGGAGGAAGATGTTCCGTGCACTGATGCCAg ccttggagaaCCTGACCTTTGACCCCAACACCGCTCAACAAAACCTGGTGGTGTCGGAGAACGGTAAGACGGTGGAGTGCGTTGACCACAAGCAAGCTGTCAGCCCAGATGACCCGCAGCGCTTCGATAAGTCCAACTGCGTGGTGTCGTGCCAGAGCTTCTCGCAGGGAGAGCATTACTGGGAGGTGATTGTGGACGACAAGCCGCGCTGGGCTCTGGGCATTGTCTCGGCGGAGGCCGGGCGCAAGGGCCGCCTGCACGCCACCCCCTCCAACGGCTTCTGGCTGGTGGGGTGCAAAGAGGGCAAGACATACGAGGCCCACGTGGAACACAAGGAGCCACGGCCCTTGAAGCTGGAGGGGAAACCCAGCCGCATTGGCATCTACCTCAGCTTTGACGACGGCGTCCTCGCCTTCTACGACGCCAGCGATGAAGATAACGTGGTGCAGGTTTTTGCCTTCCATGAGCGCTTCAAGGGCGCCGTTTACCCGTTCTTCGACGTCTGCTGGCACGACAAGGGCAAAAACAGCCAACCGCTGGTTATCTATGCGCCAGAGTCAAAAGTGTAG